A stretch of Triticum aestivum cultivar Chinese Spring chromosome 1D, IWGSC CS RefSeq v2.1, whole genome shotgun sequence DNA encodes these proteins:
- the LOC123180676 gene encoding uncharacterized protein, which produces MAADKQRRVKLMVSYGGSIERAEGRPPRYVGGEHLLLNVLSSVSTKGFRDLLAARAGFSDFSVKYCYSGEGLDSLCDVDTDEDLRDMLDILLYRDLQARLFNDQNRRRFRVYLFRDAAAPSPASHAVRKPAPMRRSATSPALLPAKPADVDGRPSQGLAAPAPSLVPRITMSPNPLCETSMAGTKPSKPPLAPALARRIASSPSLTADSTDDTASLITTTSTSAARATQQTPPHAVAFRPVEQSNPVYHAAPVFLVPVTPHVIIHRPTIIFVPVFNSKVAMG; this is translated from the coding sequence ATGGCAGCCGACAAGCAGCGCCGCGTGAAGCTGATGGTTAGCTACGGCGGGAGCATCGAGCGCGCCGAGGGTCGGCCGCCGAGGTACGTCGGCGGCGAGCACCTGCTCCTCAACGTCCTCTCGTCCGTCTCGACGAAGGGCTTccgcgacctgctggcggcgcgCGCGGGCTTCTCCGACTTCTCCGTCAAGTACTGCTACTCCGGCGAGGGGCTGGACTCGCTCTGCGACGTGGACACGGACGAGGACCTGCGGGACATGCTGGACATCTTGCTCTACCGGGACCTGCAGGCCCGGCTGTTCAACGACCAGAACAGGCGCCGGTTCCGGGTCTACCTGTtccgcgacgccgccgccccgtcgccggcctcCCATGCCGTCCGAAAACCAGCTCCCATGCGGCGTAGCGCGACGTCGCCGGCTCTGTTGCCGGCGAAGCCGGCCGACGTCGACGGGCGGCCATCCCAGGGCCTGGCCGCTCCCGCTCCCTCTCTCGTGCCGCGGATCACGATGTCGCCGAATCCGTTGTGCGAGACCTCGATGGCTGGCACGAAGCCCTCCAAGCCGCCGCTCGCCCCTGCTCTCGCACGGCGGATAGCGTCGTCGCCTTCGTTGACGGCGGACTCGACAGATGACACGGCTTCTTTGATCACCACCACGTCGACATCAGCAGCCAGAGCTACCCAACAAACACCACCCCATGCAGTGGCGTTCCGGCCGGTAGAGCAGAGTAATCCGGTGTACCATGCGGCTCCAGTATTTTTGGTGCCAGTAACGCCACATGTCATAATCCACCGGCCGACGATCATCTTCGTACCCGTGTTCAATTCAAAGGTGGCCATGGGCTGA